A region of the Anaerolineales bacterium genome:
GTTCGACGCCCTCGGACACTCCAGCTTCAAATTCATGAATTACGCACGCCGAAGCATCCTGCCCGGAGAACGGGCGCTGCTGACCATCCTTCAGCCCGAAATCCGCCGCTCCCTTCCCCTCCTCTCCGCTTTAAACATTACGCGGCAGGTCTCCCCGGCCCACCTGACAATCCTGACCGACCATGAATTGATCCAAATCCGCGAGGAAAGCTCGTGGCGGACTACGAAGGAAAACCAATATGGAAATGTGTGGCGCTACGTGCCGTTGCGGAAAATCACCTCACTGCGGATCGAAGACCACGGCAGGGACCTTTTGACGCTTTCCCTTAACTTGGTCGGGAAGGGATCGTTGGAAGCCGTGTTTCAAGCCTCCGAACGCGGGCGGGTTCTGGAACTGCGGAGCGCCCTGAAAACAGCCGGCATCGGATCCTCGGTCGTCGAACCAACGGCCGCCTAGGCTGAGGCGGGTCCGGATCACGCGACGCATATCGCCGAAAGGCGCCGTCCGGCGGAGGATCCGCGCTCCGGGCGGTGTTTTCCGCAATCGGACAGCCGTTGTTCCTCCCGTAAAATCCCTCCGAAAGGAAAATCATGAAGAAACACAAACGCGGTTCACGAAGGCAATTCCTGAAGACGACCCTGGTCGCCGCCGGCGGCTTTGTGCTGGCCGGATGCGGCCGGCAGAAGGAGACGCCTTTCCCGGCGACGGTTCCAGCCGCGACGGCGGCGCCGACTCCCGTCGACGAGTTGATTTATCTGGATCCGGAGCGGACGGTCGAAGAGCGGGTCGAGGATCTGGTCGGCCGGATGACCCTGGAGGAAAAAGTCTCCCAGTTGGGCACCGAAGCGGATGCCGTCGATCGGCTGGGGATTCCGGCTTACGATTGGTGGAGCGAAGCCGGCCACGGCGTGGCCCGCGCCGGAATTGCCACCGTGTTCCCGCAGGTGATAGGCCTGGCGGCGACGTGGAATGCCGACCTGATCCGTACGGTCGCGGGGGTGATCTCGGATGAAGGCCGCGCCAAGCACCACGAAGCGGTGCGGAACGGAATCCGCGGCCTGTATGCCGGCTTGACGTTCTTCTGCCCCAACATCAATATCTTCCGCGATCCGCGCTGGGGCCGCGGCCAGGAAACCTACGGCGAGGATCCGTACCTCACCGGACAACTGGCGGTGAATTTCATCCGCGGCATGCAGGGCGACGATCCCCGCTACCTGAAGACCGTCGCGACCGCCAAGCACTACGCCGTTCACAGCGGACCGGAAGAAAAACGCCATTACTTCAACGCCGTCGTCTCCGAACGCGATCTGCGGATGACCTATCTGCCGGCGTTCCGGGCCGCGGTCGTCGAAGGCAAAGTCGGATCGGTGATGGGCGCTTACAACCGTGTGAACGGAGAGGCGTGCTGCGCCAGCCCCACTCTGCTGCAGAAAATCCTGCGCGAGGAGTGGGGTTTCGAAGGATACGTGGTCGCCGATTGCGGAGCGGTGGACGACATCTACCAGAACCACATGCTGGTAAAATCGCCCGCCGAAGCCGCCGCGCTTGCGGTGAAGGCAGGCTGCGACCTGGAATGCGGCTGTACCTACGGCATCGCCTGCGACTACGGCCTGCTGACCCAGGCCGTGCAAGACGGCCTCCTGACCGAGGAGGATATCGACCGCTCGGTCAAGCGGCTGTTGGCGGCCCGCTTCCGGCTGGGGATGTTCGATCCGGAGGACCTTGTCGCCTACGCCCGGATCCCCTACAGCGTGGTGGATTCGGAGGAACACCGGGCGTTAGCGCTGGAGGCGGCTCGGCAATCCTTGGTTCTGCTGAAGAACCAAGGCGGATTGCTGCCGCTGGATCCCTCGGCGCTTAAGTCGGTGGCGGTAATCGGCCCGAACGCCGACGAAACCCTGGTGCTGAGCGGCAATTATTTCGGGACTGCCGCCGCCCCGGTTTCCGTGCTGGAGGGAATCCGCACCGCGGTGAATCCGGATTGCGAGGTCCGTTACGCCCGCGGATCCGCGATCATCGGCAACAACGAGGATGGTTTCGACGAGGCGGTTCAAGCCGCCCGGGATTCACAGGCGGTGGTCATGGTGATGGGCCTATCCCAGGAGATGGAAGGGGAGGAAGGCCAGACCGAAGGCAACCAGCCCGGCGTGCGCAGCCTGGGCGACCGGATCAGCATCAACCTTCCAGACATCCAGGAGCGGCTTCTGCGGGCCGTCCGGGAAACCGGAAAACCGGTGATCCTGGTGCTGCTTAACGGAAGCGCGCTCGCCATAAACTGGGCGAACGACAATGTCCCGGCCATCCTGGAGGCGTGGTATCCCGGACAGGCGGGCGGCACGGCCGTGGCCGAGGCGATTTTCGGACGGGCCAACCCCGGCGGCCGCCTGCCGGTGACGTTCTATGCGTCCACTTCGGATCTACCGAAATTCGACGAGTACAGCATGGAGAACCGGACCTACCGCTATTTCACCGGCAAGCCCTTGTACCCGTTCGGCTACGGATTGAGCTACACGACATTCGCCTATCGGAATTTGAGGATCCATCCGGAGGAAGTCAATCCGGGGGACTCCGTGACCGTCGAAGCCGAAGTGGAAAACACCGGGAAGCGGGAAGGCGACGAGGTGGTGCAACTGTACCTGAAAGACGCGGAGGCGTCGCTGTCCGTGCCGCGCCTCCAACTGCAAGGATTTGCCCGCCTGCGGTTGGCGCCCGGAGAAAAGCAAACCGTGAAGTTTACCCTGAAGGGCGAACAGACGGCGTTCGCCGACGAAAACGGCGGTTGGGTGATCGAGCCGGGAGAGTTCCGGGTATGGGTCGGCGGTCAACAGCCCGATTTGGAGGCGCCGGCGCAGCCGGCGAATGTCCTGGAAGGAAAATTCTCCGTGCGCGGTTGAATCGGCGGATCAGCCGACGTATGCCGGGGGAAAGCCGGCTGCGCGGCCGCGGCTTGAGGAGGGATGATGATCGAAAATTTGGAATTGATCACCAAAGCCCGGAACGTCGCCAAGCGGCGGAAACTGAGCGGGGACTGCTCGGCGGGCGACGTCGGCGCGGCGCTGTTAACCGTGGACGGAAATACGTATCT
Encoded here:
- a CDS encoding glycoside hydrolase family 3 C-terminal domain-containing protein, with protein sequence MKKHKRGSRRQFLKTTLVAAGGFVLAGCGRQKETPFPATVPAATAAPTPVDELIYLDPERTVEERVEDLVGRMTLEEKVSQLGTEADAVDRLGIPAYDWWSEAGHGVARAGIATVFPQVIGLAATWNADLIRTVAGVISDEGRAKHHEAVRNGIRGLYAGLTFFCPNINIFRDPRWGRGQETYGEDPYLTGQLAVNFIRGMQGDDPRYLKTVATAKHYAVHSGPEEKRHYFNAVVSERDLRMTYLPAFRAAVVEGKVGSVMGAYNRVNGEACCASPTLLQKILREEWGFEGYVVADCGAVDDIYQNHMLVKSPAEAAALAVKAGCDLECGCTYGIACDYGLLTQAVQDGLLTEEDIDRSVKRLLAARFRLGMFDPEDLVAYARIPYSVVDSEEHRALALEAARQSLVLLKNQGGLLPLDPSALKSVAVIGPNADETLVLSGNYFGTAAAPVSVLEGIRTAVNPDCEVRYARGSAIIGNNEDGFDEAVQAARDSQAVVMVMGLSQEMEGEEGQTEGNQPGVRSLGDRISINLPDIQERLLRAVRETGKPVILVLLNGSALAINWANDNVPAILEAWYPGQAGGTAVAEAIFGRANPGGRLPVTFYASTSDLPKFDEYSMENRTYRYFTGKPLYPFGYGLSYTTFAYRNLRIHPEEVNPGDSVTVEAEVENTGKREGDEVVQLYLKDAEASLSVPRLQLQGFARLRLAPGEKQTVKFTLKGEQTAFADENGGWVIEPGEFRVWVGGQQPDLEAPAQPANVLEGKFSVRG